In Streptomyces nojiriensis, the sequence ACCGGCGCGAGGTCGCGCGGCAGCAGGCCGTCCTCGCCGAGCAGTTCGCGGGCAACGGGTGGGAGAGCGACCGGCTGCTGGAGGACATGCGGTACGCGCCCGACTTCTACTTCGACTCGGTCGCGCAGGTCCGCATGGACTCCTGGAGCCGCGGCCGGGTCGCCCTGCTCGGCGACGCCGCCTACTGCCCCTCGTCCCTGTCCGGCATGGGTACGGGACTCGCCCTGGTCGGCGCGTACGTGCTGGCCGGCGAGCTGGCCGCGGCACGCAGAGACCACCGTGGCGCCTTCGCCCGCTACGAGTCCGAACTGCGGGAGTACGCGGCGGGCTGCCAGAAGATGGGCGACGGCGTCGCCAGGCTCATGGTTCCCGGGAGCCGCCTGACGGCCACGCTCCTCAACCGCTACTACAAGGTCATGCCGTATCTGCCGGGCAAGGACATGGCGGCCAGGATCGCCCGTAGGACCGCCGAGAACATCACGTTGCGGGACTACAGCGCGTGGGACCGGCTCGGGCCGCGCGACCCGGCCCTCCCGGTGGCGGCCGGGTGAGCGCTCCGTGGCGACGCCGCGCGGTGTCCTGGGCCGTGTCCGCAAAGCAGCGCCGGCCGCCCGAAGGGCAGGCGGGACTTTGCGGGCGCGGCCTAGGCCGTCTCTTTCGGATCTTGTCGGCCGAGCCCGCGGCGTCCGGTGCCGTACATGGCAAGGCGGAGGAGCGCACCGTGTACTGGACGTACTCCGGCGCCCCGACAACGCGGCCAGGTGCGGTGCCGGGCGCCGCGGGCCCGGCAAGATCCGGAAGAGACGGCCTAGGGCTGGAAGACGACCAGCGAGCGGCCGCCCTTGCCCGCCAGCATGGCGTCGAAGGCGGCCGGGATGCCGTCGAGGGTGATGCGGTCGGTGACCAGGGCGCCCAGGTCGAGGCGGCCCGCGCGGACGTGCTCGGCGATCACCGGGAGATCGCGGGCCGGGTCGCTGTTGCCGTAGACGCAGCCGGTGAGGGTGCGGGCGAAGTGGAAGATCTCCATGGAGTGGAAGGTGACCTGCTGCTCCTTGCCGCCGATGCCGACGACCGTGGTGCGGCCGCCGCGCCGGGTCGACTCCCAGGCGCCCCGGATGGTCTCGGCCCGGCCGACACACTCGACGGCGACGTCGGCGCCCTGCCCGCCGGTCAGCGCACGGATCTGCTTGGCGGTGGTGTCGGAGGCCACCACGAACTCGGTGGCCCCGGCCGCGCGGGCCAGTTCCTCCTTGGCCGGGGACACGTCGACGGCGATGACCGGGCCCGCCTGGGCGATCCGGGCGGCCTGGAGGGCCGCCAGGCCGACCCCCCCGACTCCGAAGACGGCAACCGACTCGCCCGGGCGGACCTGGGCGCTGTGCCGGACGGCCCCGTAGCCGGTGAGGACGGCGCAGCCGAGCAGGGCGGCCTCGGCGAGCGGGATCCCGGCGGGGGCGGGCAGTACGCAGTTGGCCGCGACGACGGTCTCCTCGGCGAAGGCGGCCACATTCAGCCCGGGGTGCAGTGCGGTGCCCTGCGCGTCGTGCGCGTAGACGGCCCCGACCCCGGTGAGCGCCGTGGCGCAGAGCCAGACCTCGCCGATCGTGCAGTGGTGGCACTCTCCGCAGGACGGGGCCCAGTTGAGCACCACGCCGTCGCCGGGGGCGACATGGGTAACGCCCTCCCCCACCGCGAGGACCGTGCCCGCGCCCTCGTGGCCGAGGACGGCGGGCACGGGAACCCGCATGGTGCCGTTGGTGAGGGAGAGGTCGGAGTGGCACACCCCGGCTGCGGCGAGCCGCACCCGGACCTGCCCGGGGCCGGGATCCGGCAGCACGATGTCCCGTATCTCCAGCGGGGCTCCGACGGCGGGCAGGACGGCGGCGCGGACCATGGTCGTCATCTCGTCTTTCCGGTGCGGGGCGGGTGCGGCGGGTCGGGCGGGTGCGGCGGGTCGGGCAGCGCGATCAGGGGATCAGAACTGCAGGGACTTGGTCTGGAGGTACTCCGCCAGGCCGTGCGCGCCCAGCTCGCGGCCGACACCGGACTGCTTGTAGCCGCCGAAGGGCGCGAGCACGTTGAAGCGGCCACCGTTGATGTCCACCTGCCCGGTGTCCATCCGGCGCGCGAAGGCCACGGCCGTCGCGTCGTCGGCGGCCCAGACGGCGCCGCCCAGACCGTAGACGGTGCCGTTGGCGATGCTCAGGGCCTCCTCCTCGTCCTCGTAGCGGAGGATCGACAGCACCGGGCCGAAGATCTCCTCCTGGGCGATGGTCATGTCGGGCGTGACGTCGGCGAACACCGTCGGCGTCACGAAGTACCCCTGCTCCAGCGGCGCGTCGAGCCCGCCGGCGACGAGGCGCGCGCCTTCCTCCACGCCCTTGGTGATGAAGCCGCGGACGCGCTCGTGCTGCTTGGCGTTGACGACCGGGCCGACGCGGACGCCGGCCTCGCGGGGGTCGCCGGTGGGATAGTCGGCGACGGCGGCGGCCGCGAGCGAGACGGCCTCCTCGTAGTGGTCCCGGTGCACGAGCATCCGGGTCAGCGCGTTGCAGCTCTGGCCGCTGTTGTTCATGACGTGCCCGACGCCGGCCGCGACGGCCTTGACCAGGTCGGCCCCGGGCAGGATGACATTGGCCGATTTACCGCCCAGTTCGAGCGCGACCCGCTTGACGGCGGCGCCGGCCGTGGCGCCGATCTGCTTGCCGACCGCGGTCGAGCCGGTGAAGGAGACGAGGTCGACTCCCTCGTGCGCGGCGAGGGCCTGACCGGCGACCGGACCGGTACCGGTCACCATGTTGAAGACTCCGGCCGGGATGCCCGCCTCGTGCACGGCTTCGGCGAAGAGCTGTGCGGTCAGCGGGGTGTCCTCGGCCGGCTTGAGGACGAGGGTGCAGCCGGCGGCGAGAGCGGGCGCCACCTTTGCAACGACCTGGTGCAGCGGGTAGTTCCAGGGCGTGATGGCCGCGACCACCCCGATCGGCTCCAGCAGCACGGTGGAGTTCCCGACCCGCTCCTCGAAGGCGTACGAGGAGGCGAGTTCGGCGTAGGAGGTGGCCACGGCGATCGGCGCTCCGACGTGGACGGCCTTCGAGAAGCCGAGCGGGGACCCGAGCTCGGCGGTGATGGTCTCGGTCAGCTCGCCCGTGCGGGCCAGCAGTGCGTCGCGGAGCGCCCCGATCAGGGCGGCCCGCTCGGCCGGAGCAGTGGCCGCCCATCCGGGAAGGGCCGCACGCGCCGCGCGTACGGCCGCGTCCACGTCTTCCTCGGTACCGGCCGGGACCTGGGCGATGACCTGGCCGTCGGCCGGGTTCACGACCTCGATCAGATCGCTGCCGACGGCGGGCCGCCACGCGCCGTCGATGTACATCCCGTCGTGGGCCTTCATGGCATTCCTCCCGAGCACGCACGAGCGCGTAGATCCGACCTCGCGAACACCCTACAAACTAGCGTCGGTAGTTTTTACCGGCCAGAGGGCACCGGATCTCAGATGATGCCGAAAAGCATCCCTGCCGCGAGGACCACGAGCGAGGTCAGGGCCGCCCATTTCACGGTGAACCGGGTGTGGTCGCCGAACTCGACCTTGGCCATGCCGACGAGGACGTAGACGGCCGGAACCAGCGGGCTCGACATGTGCAGGGCCTGGCCGACGAGGGAGGCCCGGGCGATCTCGAGCGGGGAGACCCCGTGGGCGGCGCCGGCTTCGGCCAGGACGGGCAGGACGCCGAAGTAGAAGCCGTCGTTGGACATGAAGTAGGTGAGCGGCAGGCTGAGGAGGCCGGTGACCAGCGCCATGTGCGGGCCCATGCCCTCGGGGATGGCGCCGACGAGCCAGTCGGCCATGTGCTTGACCATGCCGGTGCCGGTGAGCACCCCGGTGAAGACGGCGGCTGCGAAGACCATTCCGGCGACGTTCAGGACGTTGTCGGCGTGGGCGGCGATCCGGGCCTTCTGGTCGGGCATGTGCGGGAAGTTGACGGTGAGGGCGAGGGCGGCGCCGAGCAGGAACAGCACCGGGATGGGCAGCAGCTCCATGATCATCGCGGTGAGGAGGACCACGGTGAGGCCGGCGTTGAACCAGTAGAGACGGGGCCGCAGGGTGGGACGGTCGGGGTCCAGGCCCTGGAAACCGTCCTCGGACGCGGGGGCGGAGCCGTTCCCGTGCGGGGCGGCGGCCGGACCTGCGGCGGAGGCCGACGATCCGGCGGAGCCCTCGACGGACACGGACGCGGGCACGGACGTCACGGCGACGGCCGGGGCGGCCGCCGCTGCCGTGCCGGGCGCGGCCGGGACCAGCTCCGCCTCGGCATCCTCCGGTGCCGCCTGGCCGGGCAGCACCAGCGTGCCGACCCTGCGGCGCTCCTTCACGCCGAGGACGTACGCCAGGACGAACACGAACAGCAGGCCCACCGC encodes:
- a CDS encoding Zn-dependent alcohol dehydrogenase — translated: MVRAAVLPAVGAPLEIRDIVLPDPGPGQVRVRLAAAGVCHSDLSLTNGTMRVPVPAVLGHEGAGTVLAVGEGVTHVAPGDGVVLNWAPSCGECHHCTIGEVWLCATALTGVGAVYAHDAQGTALHPGLNVAAFAEETVVAANCVLPAPAGIPLAEAALLGCAVLTGYGAVRHSAQVRPGESVAVFGVGGVGLAALQAARIAQAGPVIAVDVSPAKEELARAAGATEFVVASDTTAKQIRALTGGQGADVAVECVGRAETIRGAWESTRRGGRTTVVGIGGKEQQVTFHSMEIFHFARTLTGCVYGNSDPARDLPVIAEHVRAGRLDLGALVTDRITLDGIPAAFDAMLAGKGGRSLVVFQP
- a CDS encoding aldehyde dehydrogenase family protein; translated protein: MKAHDGMYIDGAWRPAVGSDLIEVVNPADGQVIAQVPAGTEEDVDAAVRAARAALPGWAATAPAERAALIGALRDALLARTGELTETITAELGSPLGFSKAVHVGAPIAVATSYAELASSYAFEERVGNSTVLLEPIGVVAAITPWNYPLHQVVAKVAPALAAGCTLVLKPAEDTPLTAQLFAEAVHEAGIPAGVFNMVTGTGPVAGQALAAHEGVDLVSFTGSTAVGKQIGATAGAAVKRVALELGGKSANVILPGADLVKAVAAGVGHVMNNSGQSCNALTRMLVHRDHYEEAVSLAAAAVADYPTGDPREAGVRVGPVVNAKQHERVRGFITKGVEEGARLVAGGLDAPLEQGYFVTPTVFADVTPDMTIAQEEIFGPVLSILRYEDEEEALSIANGTVYGLGGAVWAADDATAVAFARRMDTGQVDINGGRFNVLAPFGGYKQSGVGRELGAHGLAEYLQTKSLQF
- a CDS encoding CitMHS family transporter, giving the protein MLTFLGFAMIATFLVLIMMKKMSPIAALVLIPALFCVFAGKGAHLGDYVIEGVGKLAPTAAMLMFAIVYFGVMIDVGLFDPIVRGILRFCKADPMRVVVGTAVLAAIVSLDGDGSTTFMITVSAMYPLYKRLGLSLVVMTGVAATANGVMNTLPWGGPTARAATALKLDAADIFVPMIPALAVGLLFVFVLAYVLGVKERRRVGTLVLPGQAAPEDAEAELVPAAPGTAAAAAPAVAVTSVPASVSVEGSAGSSASAAGPAAAPHGNGSAPASEDGFQGLDPDRPTLRPRLYWFNAGLTVVLLTAMIMELLPIPVLFLLGAALALTVNFPHMPDQKARIAAHADNVLNVAGMVFAAAVFTGVLTGTGMVKHMADWLVGAIPEGMGPHMALVTGLLSLPLTYFMSNDGFYFGVLPVLAEAGAAHGVSPLEIARASLVGQALHMSSPLVPAVYVLVGMAKVEFGDHTRFTVKWAALTSLVVLAAGMLFGII